A single region of the Chitinophaga niabensis genome encodes:
- the rplS gene encoding 50S ribosomal protein L19: MNAISFVHEQLTAAKQFPKFKAGDNVTVNYKIVEGNKERIQSFKGDVVKVQGTGFTASFTVRKISDGVGVERLFPMHSPNIDSVVLNKVGKVRRAKLYYLRDRQGKAARIKEKRV; the protein is encoded by the coding sequence ATGAACGCGATTTCTTTTGTTCACGAGCAGTTGACTGCTGCCAAGCAATTTCCGAAATTCAAAGCCGGTGACAACGTTACCGTTAACTATAAGATCGTAGAAGGTAACAAGGAGCGTATCCAGTCCTTCAAAGGTGATGTTGTAAAGGTTCAGGGTACTGGGTTTACAGCTTCTTTCACTGTGCGTAAGATCTCTGACGGAGTAGGTGTTGAAAGGTTGTTCCCTATGCATTCTCCAAACATTGATTCAGTGGTGCTGAACAAAGTTGGTAAAGTGAGAAGGGCTAAACTGTATTACCTGCGTGATCGCCAGGGTAAAGCAGCTCGTATTAAGGAAAAAAGGGTTTAG
- the trmD gene encoding tRNA (guanosine(37)-N1)-methyltransferase TrmD, translated as MRIDIITVLPELLESPFAHSIMKRARNKGLLEVNVHHLRQYSTLRQNQVDDYQFGGGAGMVMMIEPLVNAIESLQKEVTYDEVIYLTPDGKPFNQRMANGLSLKGNLLLICGHYKGIDERVREHFVTLEVSIGDFVLSGGELAAAVMVDAIGRLLPGVLNDETSALFDSFQDNLLAPPVYTRPEEFRGWKVPAILLSGDHRKVDEWRHEEALRRTKERRPDILSHD; from the coding sequence ATGCGGATAGACATCATTACCGTATTACCGGAACTGCTGGAAAGCCCTTTTGCACATTCTATCATGAAACGTGCGCGCAACAAGGGTTTGCTGGAAGTGAACGTGCATCATTTACGCCAGTATTCCACCCTTCGCCAGAACCAGGTGGACGATTACCAGTTTGGCGGCGGCGCCGGCATGGTGATGATGATAGAGCCACTGGTGAATGCCATTGAGAGCCTGCAGAAGGAAGTAACTTATGATGAAGTGATCTACCTGACGCCGGATGGCAAACCGTTTAACCAGCGCATGGCCAACGGGCTTTCCCTGAAAGGGAACCTGCTGCTCATTTGCGGGCATTACAAAGGCATAGATGAAAGGGTACGGGAGCATTTTGTGACATTGGAGGTATCCATCGGGGATTTTGTACTCTCCGGGGGGGAACTGGCCGCCGCAGTAATGGTAGACGCCATAGGGCGCCTGCTGCCGGGGGTGCTGAACGACGAAACCTCCGCTTTGTTCGATTCTTTCCAGGATAACCTGCTGGCGCCCCCTGTGTATACGAGGCCGGAGGAGTTCAGGGGCTGGAAAGTGCCTGCCATCCTGCTAAGCGGGGATCACCGTAAAGTGGATGAATGGCGCCATGAGGAAGCCCTCAGGAGAACAAAAGAGCGCCGGCCGGACATCTTAAGCCATGATTAG
- the rimM gene encoding ribosome maturation factor RimM (Essential for efficient processing of 16S rRNA) — protein sequence MANYFNIGKLAAAYGTDGEFVLRHSLGKKTALKDITAVFIEERKDSFMPYFIQKAKAKDAENTYLKLEGIDTREATRVLMQKGVYLEEADFKGLASSAAPLSLLGFKVEDKEAGLLGEIEEIIEMPQQVLAKVMFKEQEMLLPLNEQTLLKIDKKQQIVYLELPDGLLDIYLGK from the coding sequence ATGGCTAATTATTTCAATATCGGGAAACTCGCTGCCGCTTATGGTACAGACGGGGAATTCGTTCTCCGGCACAGCCTGGGAAAGAAAACAGCCCTGAAAGATATCACGGCGGTGTTCATTGAAGAACGGAAGGACAGTTTCATGCCCTACTTCATTCAGAAAGCCAAAGCCAAAGACGCAGAGAACACCTATCTCAAACTGGAAGGCATTGATACCCGGGAAGCTACGCGGGTACTGATGCAGAAAGGGGTTTACCTGGAAGAGGCAGACTTTAAAGGCCTGGCTTCATCGGCTGCACCCTTATCACTTTTAGGTTTTAAGGTAGAAGACAAAGAAGCGGGTTTACTGGGTGAGATAGAAGAGATCATTGAAATGCCGCAACAGGTGCTGGCCAAGGTAATGTTCAAAGAGCAGGAGATGTTGCTTCCGCTGAATGAGCAGACCCTGCTGAAGATAGACAAGAAACAACAGATCGTATACCTGGAACTGCCGGATGGCCTGCTGGACATCTATTTGGGGAAATAA
- the rpsP gene encoding 30S ribosomal protein S16 yields the protein MPVKIRLQRHGAKKRPFYFIVVADARAPRDGKFIQKIGTYNPLTVPASINIDTQKALRWLQKGAQPTDTVRRILSFKGVLYLKHLLRGVKLGLFDEPTAYTKFEQWQADHEEKVSARRESQKRAARAVTPIVRKVEDAPAAEAEGDGPAEA from the coding sequence ATGCCAGTAAAGATCAGATTACAGAGACACGGCGCTAAAAAGAGACCTTTTTACTTTATAGTAGTGGCTGATGCCCGCGCGCCAAGGGATGGTAAATTCATCCAAAAGATAGGTACATACAATCCTTTGACTGTACCGGCTTCTATCAACATCGATACGCAAAAAGCATTACGCTGGTTGCAGAAAGGTGCACAACCTACCGATACTGTTAGACGCATCCTGTCCTTCAAAGGCGTACTTTACCTGAAACACCTCCTGAGAGGCGTTAAACTCGGACTGTTCGATGAACCAACTGCTTACACTAAGTTTGAGCAATGGCAGGCTGATCACGAAGAAAAAGTATCTGCTCGCCGCGAAAGCCAAAAGAGAGCTGCCCGCGCAGTTACTCCGATTGTAAGGAAAGTTGAAGATGCTCCTGCTGCTGAAGCTGAAGGCGACGGCCCTGCTGAAGCATAA